One Pseudomonas sp. FP1742 genomic window carries:
- a CDS encoding DUF551 domain-containing protein, whose product MSGWIKCSDRLPPIRQKVLAYRLGKKTNDGPFFAMTCGNEHRPWRYIDGDRCDITPTHWYEIPVPPIE is encoded by the coding sequence ATGAGCGGTTGGATCAAGTGCAGCGACAGGCTGCCGCCGATTCGCCAGAAGGTTCTGGCCTACCGCCTTGGCAAGAAGACCAACGACGGCCCGTTTTTCGCCATGACGTGCGGAAACGAACACAGGCCTTGGCGCTACATAGACGGCGACCGCTGCGATATCACCCCGACCCACTGGTACGAAATCCCCGTTCCGCCAATCGAATAA